The Chryseolinea soli genome contains a region encoding:
- a CDS encoding vanadium-dependent haloperoxidase — translation MKKYLSLSLMVCLLAFSACWEHGKQPVAKKYPSTVATTWINLQQKLTKTTAGYSPGVTGRAFAYTGLSLYESIVPGMPGYRSMVPLMGGPTISVPANCQSFYWPASANAAMASMIRNLFESTSAANKVSIDSLEAAFNTEFHGEVHGSVLQNSADFGRSVAEAIFEWSKSDGSHEAYKPQPNTYVPPVGPGLWIPTPPAFAPAASPYVGNDRSFTPGIAAQTQPTTFPLPPYSEVPGSNFRDMVVFSYNLSQSLTPADIITAKFWADIPGNYNGTAHFTNIATQLIIVKKLKLDEAALVYAKHGIALRDAIISTFKTKYRYNVIRPISYIRNVMGFTNWNTVVPTPPHPEFSSAHAVIGKASSVVLESFFGKKCAFVDRTHEALYGARSYNTLAEYAEEGAWSRVLAGIHYNKTAANSLIQGQAVGDMVNSLPFKVGHDR, via the coding sequence ATGAAAAAGTATCTCTCCCTTTCTCTGATGGTTTGTCTCTTGGCTTTTTCCGCGTGCTGGGAGCACGGGAAACAACCCGTAGCAAAAAAGTATCCGTCCACCGTAGCCACCACCTGGATCAATCTGCAACAGAAATTAACGAAGACCACCGCGGGTTACAGTCCGGGCGTGACCGGGCGTGCGTTTGCCTATACCGGACTTTCGCTTTATGAATCCATCGTGCCGGGCATGCCGGGCTATCGATCGATGGTGCCCTTGATGGGCGGGCCCACGATCAGTGTGCCGGCCAATTGCCAGTCGTTCTATTGGCCGGCCAGTGCAAACGCCGCGATGGCCAGCATGATCCGGAATCTATTCGAAAGCACGTCGGCCGCCAACAAGGTCTCGATCGATTCGTTGGAAGCCGCATTCAACACCGAGTTTCACGGCGAGGTGCATGGCTCCGTGCTGCAAAACTCGGCCGACTTCGGCCGGAGTGTGGCAGAGGCCATCTTCGAATGGTCAAAGTCCGACGGCAGTCATGAAGCCTACAAGCCTCAGCCCAACACCTATGTTCCTCCGGTCGGCCCCGGCCTTTGGATCCCCACTCCTCCTGCGTTTGCGCCAGCAGCGTCGCCCTATGTGGGAAATGACCGGTCGTTCACACCCGGCATAGCCGCCCAGACGCAGCCCACCACCTTCCCACTGCCACCGTATTCTGAAGTGCCCGGTTCCAATTTCCGCGATATGGTGGTCTTCTCTTATAACCTTTCGCAATCGCTCACTCCCGCAGACATCATCACAGCGAAGTTCTGGGCCGACATCCCGGGCAACTATAACGGCACGGCCCACTTCACGAATATCGCCACACAACTCATCATCGTAAAAAAACTAAAGCTCGACGAAGCCGCCCTGGTCTATGCGAAGCATGGCATTGCCCTTCGGGATGCTATCATTTCCACTTTCAAAACGAAATATCGTTATAATGTGATCCGGCCCATCTCCTACATTCGCAACGTCATGGGGTTCACCAACTGGAACACCGTAGTCCCAACGCCGCCACATCCGGAGTTCAGTTCAGCGCACGCGGTTATCGGCAAAGCATCGTCGGTGGTGCTGGAGAGTTTCTTCGGCAAGAAGTGCGCCTTCGTTGACCGTACACACGAGGCCCTCTATGGCGCGCGATCCTACAACACCCTGGCCGAGTATGCAGAAGAGGGCGCATGGTCGCGCGTGCTCGCTGGAATTCACTACAACAAGACGGCGGCCAACAGTCTCATCCAAGGCCAAGCCGTTGGGGACATGGTCAATAGCCTGCCGTTTAAAGTGGGTCACGATCGTTAG
- a CDS encoding glycoside hydrolase family 13 protein, whose translation MKPTTPAFMKIVLPVCFALCFLHAKAQSPDVYPPHWWVDMKWNKVQLLVRSTQADFNQADVRINYPGVTLDKIDRLENAHYYALDLTVAPGTKPGNVSIDFVRKGKTKSVTWALQPRRAGKGKAFAQGIDAGDFIYLLMPDRFSNGDVTNDHVAGMRDQTLNRDSIYHRHGGDLQGVIDHLDYLQGLGVTALWMTPVIENDMPNRTEHGYAMTNHYEIDPRFGGSDAYKKLSDELHKRGMRLVQDAVYNHAGLYHFTVQDKPMKDWLHEWPAYTNTNYRDGAWMDPHGTETDRKRMADGWFTPMMPDLNHENPYMANYLIQNALWSVEEFGVDAWRIDTYIYNGLEFMNRCNAALLEEYPKLHLFGETWVGSPLNQSYFMENNLIVPFKSNLPGVTDFQTAFNIAAALDNPNDGLNKYYTMLTHDFVYKDPMKLVTFLDNHDMNRFYTQVKEDVAKFRIGIGWLLTTRGIPQFYYGDEVLMKGATYPRDGWVRLDFPGGWKGDKKNAFTQENLTPQERETQAYVKALANYRKSSSAIKSGKLTQYVPKDNVYVYFRYDNDQTILCAVNLNGTDKSIQLSDYAERTKDFQGSKDVLTGKTSNGTLTLPAMTMTIVELTKQRNE comes from the coding sequence ATGAAACCAACGACACCCGCGTTCATGAAAATAGTTTTGCCGGTTTGCTTTGCCTTGTGTTTCCTGCATGCCAAAGCGCAGTCTCCCGACGTGTATCCGCCGCATTGGTGGGTGGACATGAAATGGAACAAAGTCCAGTTGCTGGTCAGGAGCACCCAGGCGGATTTTAACCAGGCCGATGTGCGGATCAACTATCCCGGTGTCACGCTTGACAAGATCGACCGGCTTGAAAATGCCCACTACTATGCGCTCGATCTCACGGTGGCGCCCGGCACAAAACCCGGAAATGTTTCCATCGATTTTGTCCGCAAAGGGAAAACCAAATCCGTGACCTGGGCGCTTCAGCCCCGGCGGGCCGGCAAGGGTAAAGCTTTTGCGCAAGGCATTGATGCCGGCGATTTCATCTACCTGCTCATGCCCGACCGCTTCAGCAATGGCGACGTCACCAACGACCATGTGGCGGGTATGCGCGATCAGACTCTGAACCGCGATTCGATCTATCACCGCCACGGCGGCGACCTTCAAGGGGTCATCGATCACCTAGACTATCTCCAGGGCCTCGGCGTGACCGCGCTTTGGATGACGCCCGTCATCGAGAACGACATGCCCAACCGCACCGAGCACGGCTATGCGATGACCAATCATTACGAGATCGATCCTAGATTTGGGGGGAGCGACGCCTATAAAAAGCTGAGCGACGAACTGCACAAACGCGGCATGCGCCTCGTTCAGGATGCCGTCTACAATCACGCCGGTCTGTACCACTTCACGGTCCAGGACAAACCCATGAAAGACTGGCTCCACGAATGGCCGGCCTACACCAACACCAACTACCGCGACGGCGCCTGGATGGACCCCCACGGCACAGAGACCGACCGCAAACGGATGGCCGACGGATGGTTCACTCCCATGATGCCCGATCTCAACCACGAGAATCCTTACATGGCCAACTACCTCATCCAAAATGCGCTGTGGAGTGTGGAAGAATTTGGGGTGGACGCCTGGCGCATCGACACGTACATCTACAATGGACTGGAGTTCATGAACCGCTGCAATGCAGCACTCCTTGAGGAATATCCCAAGCTGCATCTGTTTGGCGAGACCTGGGTGGGAAGTCCGCTGAATCAATCCTACTTCATGGAGAACAATCTCATCGTCCCCTTCAAGAGCAACCTCCCGGGTGTCACCGATTTCCAAACGGCTTTCAACATCGCTGCCGCGCTGGACAATCCCAACGATGGGCTCAACAAGTACTACACGATGCTCACTCACGACTTCGTGTACAAAGACCCGATGAAACTGGTGACCTTCCTCGACAACCACGACATGAACCGCTTCTACACGCAAGTGAAGGAAGACGTGGCCAAGTTCAGGATCGGCATCGGCTGGCTCCTCACCACCCGCGGCATTCCCCAATTCTACTACGGCGACGAAGTGCTCATGAAAGGGGCAACCTATCCCCGCGATGGCTGGGTGCGCCTCGACTTCCCCGGCGGCTGGAAAGGCGACAAGAAAAATGCCTTCACGCAAGAGAACCTCACGCCCCAGGAAAGAGAGACCCAGGCCTACGTGAAAGCGCTCGCCAACTATCGAAAATCTTCGTCGGCCATCAAAAGTGGGAAGCTCACGCAATACGTTCCCAAAGACAACGTCTATGTCTATTTCCGCTACGACAACGATCAAACCATCCTGTGCGCCGTCAACCTGAACGGCACCGATAAAAGCATACAACTGTCGGACTATGCGGAGCGAACAAAAGACTTCCAGGGCAGCAAAGACGTGCTCACCGGCAAGACCTCCAACGGCACGCTAACCCTTCCTGCGATGACGATGACGATTGTTGAACTCACGAAACAGCGCAACGAGTAA
- a CDS encoding alpha-amylase family glycosyl hydrolase, with protein MKRILIPLFLIYITQFSHAQIVTTVPAFPVADQPVTITVDVSGTSLDKFAWNNDTNPVYIWTWLKDAGGNSVDAPTNVNPATSPGQDAAKCYRLTTNPDKYTITFTPTTFFNKPASAITQIGLKLKSRDWSENKQTDVDKYITITTGFSVKFTTPTQSTFFVNTGDQIPMTLKASATADLEIKVGGVSKASIVQNTTLNYTHTVTETEGSVTVEGSANNGTDTKTSTFAYYVRTATANAPRPAGIVDGINYNSGDPSQATLSLLAPGKTSVYVLGDFNDWAIDEDYKMKKDGEHFWLTLSGLVAGEEYGFQYLVDESIKIADPFADKVLDPDDQYIPATTYPSLKSYPSQALNTQWYFNRVAVLQTAQTPFAWTASDYHKPAPENLVIYELHIRDFFGDNARTYQSLMDTIGYFKKLGINAIELMPITEFNGNDSWGYNPTFMFAPDKYYGSKNKFKEFIDICHLNGIAVIMDMVLNHQDLPNAYVMMDFDFTAMKPNPTNKWFNVTATHPYSVFFDMNHESKYTQQYVDTINYHWLNEYKVDGFRYDLSKGFTQKNSGSDVAAWSAYDQSRIDILKRMAARVRSHTPDAYLILEHFADNSEETVLAADGLMLWGNENYAYTQTAMGFGTGSDISWGYYKTRSWTDPRLVSYMESHDEERMMYKALNYGNSSGTYSVKTLATALNRMKAAATFFYTLPGPKMLWEFEELGYDQSINRCTDGTISTDCRVTAKPVLWNYQTVPERAALHDHVADLIRLRNTYSVFTKGDATITTGNQLLKQITLLNNPYTATPSDASQMNVQIVGNFDVTPQNVTVTFLHAGTWYDYVKATPLSVTTTSVSMTLQPGEYRLYTDVALKTITGVEEERPKFSYTVYPNPSSGVLQIDAADKSDLDVRAFNTLGQPMSLHKVDRNHWDATSFAPGLYILKIGKGTTQYTTTIIKN; from the coding sequence ATGAAACGGATACTTATACCACTCTTTCTCATTTACATCACACAATTCTCCCATGCCCAAATCGTAACCACCGTCCCGGCGTTCCCCGTTGCCGACCAACCGGTCACCATCACCGTCGACGTCTCCGGCACCAGCCTTGATAAGTTCGCGTGGAACAACGACACCAACCCCGTTTACATCTGGACGTGGCTCAAAGACGCCGGCGGCAATTCCGTCGACGCACCCACCAACGTTAATCCCGCCACATCGCCCGGGCAAGATGCCGCGAAGTGCTACCGGCTAACAACCAACCCCGACAAATACACGATCACCTTCACACCGACGACGTTCTTCAACAAACCCGCCTCTGCGATCACGCAAATCGGCTTGAAGTTAAAAAGCCGCGACTGGAGCGAGAACAAGCAGACGGATGTCGATAAATACATCACCATCACCACCGGCTTCTCTGTCAAGTTCACAACCCCAACTCAATCCACCTTTTTTGTGAACACGGGTGATCAGATCCCCATGACCCTAAAGGCATCGGCCACAGCCGATCTCGAAATAAAAGTGGGTGGTGTTTCAAAAGCCAGCATCGTTCAAAACACAACATTGAACTATACACACACGGTAACCGAAACGGAAGGCTCGGTCACGGTGGAAGGATCGGCCAACAATGGCACGGACACCAAGACCAGCACCTTTGCCTATTATGTTCGCACCGCCACTGCAAATGCGCCGCGCCCCGCAGGCATTGTCGACGGTATAAATTATAACAGCGGCGACCCAAGCCAGGCGACACTCAGCTTGCTGGCACCGGGCAAGACTTCTGTGTATGTGCTCGGCGACTTTAACGACTGGGCCATCGACGAGGACTATAAAATGAAAAAAGATGGCGAGCATTTTTGGCTCACCCTGAGCGGACTCGTAGCCGGAGAGGAGTATGGCTTCCAATACCTGGTGGATGAATCCATAAAGATCGCCGACCCATTTGCCGACAAAGTGCTGGACCCGGATGACCAATATATTCCGGCGACAACCTATCCCAGTTTAAAGTCTTATCCTTCGCAAGCCCTCAACACGCAATGGTATTTCAACCGCGTGGCCGTGTTGCAGACGGCACAAACACCCTTTGCTTGGACAGCCTCGGATTATCATAAGCCGGCCCCTGAAAATCTCGTCATCTATGAGTTGCACATCCGCGACTTCTTTGGCGACAATGCCCGGACCTACCAGAGCCTCATGGACACGATCGGCTATTTTAAGAAACTCGGCATCAACGCCATCGAGCTGATGCCCATCACCGAATTCAACGGCAACGACAGTTGGGGCTACAACCCCACGTTCATGTTTGCCCCCGATAAATATTATGGCAGCAAAAATAAGTTCAAAGAATTTATAGACATCTGCCATCTGAACGGCATCGCCGTGATCATGGACATGGTATTGAACCATCAGGACCTCCCCAATGCCTATGTGATGATGGATTTTGATTTCACCGCCATGAAACCCAATCCCACCAACAAGTGGTTTAACGTGACGGCTACCCACCCGTATAGCGTTTTCTTTGACATGAACCACGAAAGCAAATACACGCAGCAATACGTCGACACCATAAACTATCATTGGCTGAACGAATATAAAGTTGATGGATTTCGCTATGACTTGTCGAAAGGATTTACACAGAAAAATTCCGGCAGCGATGTGGCGGCCTGGTCCGCGTATGACCAATCGCGCATCGACATCCTGAAACGTATGGCGGCCCGCGTCCGCTCGCACACACCCGATGCCTATCTCATCCTGGAACATTTTGCCGACAACTCAGAGGAAACAGTTCTTGCTGCCGACGGCCTCATGCTGTGGGGAAATGAGAACTACGCCTACACGCAGACGGCCATGGGCTTTGGCACCGGCTCGGATATTTCGTGGGGGTATTACAAGACTCGCAGTTGGACCGATCCGCGACTGGTGTCCTATATGGAGAGTCATGACGAGGAACGCATGATGTATAAGGCGCTGAATTATGGAAATTCATCCGGCACGTATTCGGTGAAGACACTGGCCACCGCATTGAATCGCATGAAAGCTGCCGCTACCTTTTTCTACACGCTGCCGGGGCCGAAGATGCTGTGGGAATTTGAAGAGCTGGGATATGATCAAAGCATCAACCGCTGCACCGATGGCACCATCAGCACCGATTGCCGCGTAACGGCCAAGCCTGTGTTGTGGAACTATCAAACCGTGCCCGAGCGCGCGGCTTTGCACGATCACGTGGCCGACCTCATCCGGCTTCGAAACACGTATAGCGTTTTCACGAAGGGTGACGCCACCATCACCACGGGGAATCAATTGCTAAAACAGATCACGTTACTGAACAATCCCTACACCGCGACGCCTTCGGATGCCAGCCAGATGAATGTGCAGATCGTAGGGAATTTTGATGTGACGCCACAAAACGTCACCGTAACGTTTCTGCATGCCGGCACATGGTATGACTATGTCAAAGCAACGCCGTTATCTGTGACCACCACGTCCGTGAGCATGACGCTGCAACCGGGTGAGTACAGGCTCTACACCGATGTGGCCTTGAAAACCATTACCGGGGTAGAGGAGGAGCGTCCGAAATTTTCCTATACGGTCTATCCCAATCCATCCAGCGGTGTGTTGCAGATCGACGCGGCCGATAAAAGCGACCTCGACGTTCGTGCTTTCAACACGTTGGGACAACCGATGTCCCTGCACAAAGTAGACCGGAACCATTGGGATGCCACGTCCTTTGCTCCCGGCTTATACATTTTAAAGATTGGAAAGGGAACGACCCAGTACACCACCACCATCATCAAAAATTGA